One window from the genome of Malus domestica chromosome 01, GDT2T_hap1 encodes:
- the LOC103437497 gene encoding ATP-dependent RNA helicase DEAH11, chloroplastic-like, with protein MRSSYPRSTFRQPQPSEIPRRLPLRRPDYPPNNFYRQRLPPCRASFIVELLSDHRSLRKHEIDAVIANCKSRPEGVEISPANRIVASLFYTQWVDALEALVYFWESRLDRVHDLTPKLNRIVSVPSDLDELRERLIALFAGRIKKLMDGEAVKKWEAKRVWLCNDNERVSKLLGGHNNLWNFSELNETMKRNRSEIRLVESRIREFKSAMNCLLDYLEEKGAEETGEEGVKVFKFSGEDFDWSQIQSLIVRECSRLEEGLPIYAYRQQILQQILSQQVMVLIGETGSGKSTQMVQYLADSGIAAEQSIVCTQPRKIAAMSLSQRVKEESSRCYGGNSVSCNSTFLSGQGLVSKVTFMTDHCLLQHYMNDTNMSGISCIIVDEVHERSLNTDLLLACLKDLLGRRSSLRLIIMSATVDANVLSDYFYGCGIFSVTGRSFPVDVRYVPCFSEGTSSDASYVSDVLRVAADVHRKEKEGTILAFLTSQLEVEWCCEKFIAPGAIALPLHGKLSFEDQFNVFKNYPGKRKIIFATNLAETSLTIPGVKYVIDSGMAKESKFEPGSGMNVLKVCMISQSSANQRSGRAGRTEPGVCYRLYSEYDFEAMPPCQEPEIRRVHLGVAVLRILALGVKNLQDFKFIDAPSSEAIDLAIRNLVQLGAVMQKDDVFELTQEGRCLVKLGVEPRLGKLILGCCDLNLRIEGLVLAAVMANSSSIFCRVGNDEEKIRSDCIKVKFCHRDGDLFTLLTVYKEWDSLSRDKRNTWCWENSINAKTMRRCQDTVMELESCLKHELNMIISGTWRWDPHESTGCDKHLKKVILSSLADNVAMFSGYDQLGYEVALTGQHVRLHPSCSLLVFGEKPSWVVFGEILSVSNQYLVCVTSFDFNSLSTLYPPPSFDVSKMESRKLQLKMLTGFGITVLKRFCGKGNSYLLHLVSRIRAICKDELINIKVDYCQNEIMLFAASHNMDRVESFVNDALEREQKWMRNECLEKCLYHSSGVLPPVALFGAGAEIKHLELQKRCLTFDVFHSKLDSEDDKELLSELEKSISGSICAIHKFTSTGQENVDKGKGVRVTFQTPEAAQKAAELNESEFNGSILKVIPSQVGGDHKMFSFPAVRAKVYWPRRLSKGFAIVKCHMNDTHPMIDDFSNLEVGGKVIRCEISKRDTDAIMIYGLSKDLSEAEILNVLRTATSRRILDFFLLRGDAVGNPSCSSCEEALLKEISPFMPKRYSHNSCSVQVFEPEPKNVFMRALITFDGRLHLEAARALEELEGKVLPGFLPWQKMKCQQLFHSSLSCPAPVYLVIKKQLDSLLSSFMHLNGVECNLDRNSNGSYRVKISANATKIVADLRRRVEELVKGKIIDHVSLTPAVLQILFSRDGIILMHTLQRETGTYILFDRRSLSVQVFGSSDQVGVVEKKLVDSLLTLHDNKLLEVRLQGNALPPELMKEVVNRFGPDLRGLKEKVPGADFSLNVRRQVISIHGSKDVKQKVEESIYEIVQMSGSSTQRFKSDVDCPICMCEIEDEYRLEDCSHLFCRSCLVEQCESTIKNQDSFPMFCAHKGCRSLILFSDLKSLLPSEKLEELFRSSLGAFVASSGGIYRFCPSPDCSSVYQVAAPGTDGEPFVCGACYAETCTRCHLEHHPYLSCEQYREFKEDPDSSLKKWCKGKEHVKSCPVCRYTIEKIDGCNHIECRCGKHICWVCLEYFGTSDECYTHLRTIHLAII; from the exons ATGAGGTCGTCGTACCCTCGCTCTACTTTCCGGCAACCTCAGCCCTCGGAAATTCCCCGCCGTTTGCCTCTCCGGCGACCCGATTACCCGCCCAACAACTTCTACCGCCAACGCCTTCCTCCCTGCCGCGCAAGCTTCATCGTCGAGCTTCTCTCCGACCACCGGAGCCTCCGGAAGCATGAAATCGACGCTGTGATCGCTAACTGCAAGTCCAGGCCCGAAGGCGTTGAGATTTCTCCCGCCAATCGCATCGTCGCCTCCTTGTTCTACACGCAATGGGTCGACGCGCTCGAAGCCCTCGTTTATTTTTGGGAGTCCCGGCTGGACCGGGTTCATGATCTCACTCCCAAGTTGAACCGGATCGTCTCTGTTCCCTCCGATCTCGACGAGCTCCGGGAGAGGCTGATAGCCCTGTTCGCCGGCCGGATTAAGAAATTGATGGACGGAGAGGCGGTGAAGAAGTGGGAGGCGAAGAGGGTCTGGTTGTGCAACGACAACGAGCGAGTTTCGAAGTTGCTTGGTGGGCATAACAATCTGTGGAATTTCAGTGAGTTGAATGAGACGATGAAGAGGAACAGGAGCGAAATTCGATTGGTTGAGAGCAGGATTAGGGAGTTCAAGTCCGCCATGAATTGCTTGCTTGATTATCTTGAGGAGAAGGGCGCGGAGGAAACTGGTGAAGAAGGCGTGAAAGTGTTCAAATTTTCGGGTGAAGATTTTGATTGGAGTCAAATTCAGAGCTTAATTGTTCGGGAATGCAGCAGGCTTGAAGAAGGGTTGCCCATTTACGCTTATCGGCAGCAAATTCTTCAGCAAATTCTTAGCCAGCAG GTCATGGTGTTGATTGGAGAGACTGGCTCAGGGAAGAGTACACAGATGGTGCAGTATCTTGCTGATTCTGGAATTGCTGCTGAGCAGTCCATTGTATGCACTCAGCCTCGTAAGATTGCTGCCATGTCGTTATCGCAAAGAGTTAAAGAAGAAAGTAGTAGGTGTTACGGAGGAAACTCAGTATCATGCAATTCAACATTTTTGTCAGGGCAGGGGTTGGTTTCTAAGGTGACATTTATGACAGATCACTGTTTACTGCAGCACTACATGAATGATACGAATATGTCAGGTATTTCTTGTATCATAGTTGATGAGGTTCATGAGAGGAGCTTGAATACTGATCTCCTGTTGGCATGTTTAAAAGATTTACTTGGTCGAAGGTCTAGTTTACGACTTATTATAATGTCAGCAACAGTTGATGCCAATGTGTTGTCCGACTATTTTTATGGTTGTGGAATATTTTCTGTAACGGGGAGGAGCTTTCCTGTTGATGTTAGATATGTACCGTGTTTCAGCGAAGGAACTTCTAGTGATGCTTCCTATGTTTCTGATGTGCTGAGGGTAGCAGCAGATGTACACAGGAAAGAGAAAGAGGGGACAATTCTTGCCTTTTTGACTTCCCAGTTGGAAGTAGAATGGTGTTGTGAGAAGTTTATAGCACCTGGTGCAATTGCATTGCCATTGCATGGAAAACTTTCTTTTGAAGACCAATTTAATGTTTTCAAAAACTACCctggaaaaaggaaaattatattTGCCACTAATCTGGCTGAGACATCACTGACAATTCCCGGGGTAAAGTATGTGATTGATTCTGGTATGGCTAAAGAAAGCAAATTTGAACCGGGAAGTGGCATGAATGTTCTCAAAGTTTGTATGATCAGCCAGAGTTCTGCTAATCAAAGAAGTGGCCGTGCTGGAAGAACTGAACCAGGAGTATGTTATAGACTTTACTCAGAATATGACTTTGAGGCTATGCCTCCTTGTCAGGAACCTGAGATCCGCAGAGTTCATCTTGGTGTTGCAGTTCTGAGGATTCTGGCTTTAGGCGTCAAGAATTTACAGGACTTTAAATTTATCGATGCACCTTCTTCTGAAGCTATTGACTTGGCTATCAGGAACCTTGTTCAGTTGGGAGCTGTTATGCAAAAGGATGATGTCTTTGAGTTAACTCAGGAAGGTCGGTGCTTGGTTAAGTTGGGTGTTGAGCCTAGGCTTGGTAAATTAATTCTTGGTTGTTGTGACCTTAACTTACGTATCGAGGGTCTTGTTCTTGCAGCTGTAATGGCAAATTCCAGTAGCATATTTTGTAGAGTTGGTAACGACgaagaaaagatcagatcagACTGCATTAAGGTGAAATTTTGTCATCGTGATGGTGACCTCTTTACCCTTCTCACTGTGTACAAGGAATGGGATTCCTTGTCTCGAGACAAGAGAAACACATGGTGCTGGGAAAACAGCATCAATGCAAAAACTATGAGGAGATGCCAAGACACGGTGATGGAATTGGAATCTTGCCTTAAACATGAACTCAACATGATAATTTCTGGTACCTGGCGTTGGGATCCACATGAATCAACTGGTTGtgataaacatttgaaaaaggTTATACTATCTTCCCTTGCAGATAATGTTGCAATGTTCTCAGGTTATGATCAACTTGGTTATGAAGTGGCATTAACTGGGCAGCATGTTAGGCTGCATCCTTCGTGTTCATTGCTAGTATTCGGGGAGAAACCTAGTTGGGTAGTCTTTGGTGAAATTCTGTCAGTTTCTAATCAGTATTTGGTGTGCGTCACCTCCTTTGATTTCAACTCTCTGTCTACGCTTTATCCTCCTCCTTCGTTTGATGTATCTAAGATGGAAAGTCGAAAGCTTCAGCTGAAAATGTTGACTGGTTTTGGCATTACTGTCCTTAAAAGATTTTGTGGGAAGGGCAACAGTTATCTGCTTCATCTCGTATCACGTATTAGGGCAATTTGCAAGGATGAACTTATCAACATCAAAGTTGATTACTGTCAGAATGAGATTATGTTGTTTGCCGCTTCACATAACATGGATAGGGTTGAAAGCTTTGTAAATGATGCCTTGGAGCGTGAACAAAAATGGATGCGTAATGAATGCTTGGAGAAATGCTTATATCACAGTTCAGGCGTGTTGCCTCCTGTAGCATTGTTTGGAGCCGGTGCTGAGATCAAACATCTGGAGCTTCAAAAAAGGTGTTTGACTTTTGAtgtatttcattcaaaactggACTCTGAAGATGATAAGGAGTTACTTAGTGAGCTTGAAAAGTCTATCTCTGGCAGTATATGTGCTATTCACAAGTTCACCAGCACTGGGCAGGAAAATGTTGACAAAGGAAAGGGGGTGAGGGTAACATTTCAAACTCCTGAAGCGGCTCAAAAAGCAGCTGAGCTAAACGAATCTGAATTTAATGGCTCCATACTGAAGGTTATTCCTTCGCAGGTAGGTGGTGATCATAAAATGTTTTCATTCCCCGCTGTTAGAGCTAAGGTTTATTGGCCTCGCAGGCTAAGCAAGGGGTTTGCAATTGTTAAATGCCACATGAATGACACCCATCCCATGATTGATGACTTTTCTAACCTTGAAGTTGGAGGAAAAGTAATTCGCTGTGAGATTAGCAAAAGGGACACAGATGCTATCATGATATATGGACTAAGCAAAGATCTTTCGGAGGCTGAAATTTTAAATGTGTTGAGGACTGCTACAAGTAGGCGAATCCTAGATTTTTTCCTGCTGAGAGGAGATGCTGTAGGAAATCCGTCATGTAGTTCTTGTGAAGAAGCACTCTTAAAAGAAATATCACCCTTTATGCCTAAGAGGTATTCCCACAATAGCTGCAGTGTTCAGGTTTTCGAGCCTGAGCCAAAGAATGTTTTCATGAGAGCTTTGATTACTTTTGACGGAAGATTACACTTGGAAGCGGCGAGAGCTTTAGAAGAATTAGAAGGGAAAGTACTGCCTGGGTTCCTTCCATGGCAAAAGATGAAGTGCCAGCAGTTATTTCATAGCTCTCTATCCTGTCCTGCCCCTGTCTATCTTGTGATCAAGAAGCAGCTGGATAGTTTACTCTCAAGTTTTATGCATCTAAATG GTGTAGAATGCAATTTGGATAGAAATTCTAATGGTTCCTACCGAGTGAAGATATCTGCCAATGCTACAAAAATTGTTGCAGACCTGAGAAGACGTGTGGAGGAGCTTGTGAAAGGGAAGATTATCGACCACGTCAGCCTTACGCCAGCAGTTTTACAGATTCTTTTCTCCAGAGATGGCATCATTCTAATGCACACACTCCAGCGAGAGACAGGAACCTATATTCTTTTTGACAGACGTAGCCTGAGTGTACAGGTCTTTGGTTCTTCAGACCAAGTTGGTGTGGTCGAGAAGAAATTGGTGGACTCCCTTTTAACCCTCCACGACAATAAGCTGCTTGAGGTCCGGCTTCAAGGTAATGCCTTGCCTCCTGAGTTGATGAAAGAGGTTGTTAACAGGTTTGGGCCAGACCTCCGGGGGCTCAAAGAGAAGGTCCCAGGGGCTGATTTTAGTCTAAATGTTCGCCGTCAAGTAATTTCCATCCATGGAAGCAAGGATGTGAAGCAGAAAGTTGAAGAGAGTATTTATGAGATTGTACAGATGTCAGGTAGTTCAACTCAGAGGTTTAAGAGTGATGTTGATTGCCCCATATGTATGTGTGAGATTGAAGATGAATACCGGCTTGAGGACTGCAGTCATTTATTTTGCCGCTCGTGTTTAGTGGAGCAGTGTGAGtcaacaattaaaaaccaagaTAGTTTCCCAATGTTTTGTGCACACAAGGGTTGCAGGTCTCTTATTTTGTTCAGTGATCTGAAATCTCTATTACCAAGTGAGAAGCTGGAGGAGCTATTTAGATCTTCATTGGGGGCGTTTGTTGCGTCAAGTGGGGGCATCTACAGGTTTTGCCCGTCTCCCGACTGCTCTTCTGTGTATCAGGTAGCTGCTCCAGGAACAGACGGTGAACCATTTGTTTGTGGTGCATGTTATGCCGAGACATGTACTAGGTGCCATTTAGAACATCATCCATACCTTTCATGTGAGCAGTACCGAGAGTTCAAGGAAGACCCAGATTCATCGTTGAAGAAGTGGTGCAAAGGAAAAGAACATGTGAAGAGCTGCCCAGTTTGCAGGTATACAATTGAGAAGATAGATGGGTGCAACCATATAGAATGTCGGTGTGGGAAGCATATTTGTTGGGTCTGTTTGGAGTATTTTGGAACGAGTGACGAATGCTATACCCATTTGAGGACTATTCACCTGGCCATCATTTGA
- the LOC103437572 gene encoding uncharacterized protein: MAGWISNNTKSNPKAVDGNEMFLGLTAVSHKTAGLHLIQNCDLPPPSKLFTGSGQTVVSSMKGVCRVNSDRDNDDHTDDQCDTDGNQIDGENEKLELLKALRLSQTRAREAENKSERLEKEKDRLSNALLVEAKELFAYKQWVRLLELQVSRLQSHWAEEDNNKASCGCGRSKGDDDGDGITWVVALALCFGIAGVGFAFGCRFLY; the protein is encoded by the coding sequence ATGGCTGGGTGGATATCTAATAACACAAAGTCGAATCCTAAAGCTGTTGACGGGAACGAAATGTTTCTGGGTCTAACTGCTGTTTCTCACAAGACTGCTGGCTTACACCTCATACAGAACTGCGATCTTCCTCCACCCTCGAAACTCTTTACGGGTTCGGGTCAAACTGTTGTGTCATCCATGAAAGGGGTTTGCCGCGTGAACTCGGATCGCGATAATGATGATCACACGGATGATCAGTGTGACACGGATGGTAACCAAATTGACGGCGAGAATGAGAAACTGGAGCTGCTGAAGGCGTTGAGGCTGTCGCAGACGAGGGCGAGAGAGGCGGAGAACAAGTCTGAGAGGTTGGAGAAGGAAAAAGACCGTCTCTCTAATGCCTTGCTTGTGGAGGCTAAAGAGTTGTTTGCTTACAAGCAATGGGTGAGGTTGCTTGAGCTTCAAGTTTCAAGGTTGCAGTCACATTGGGCGGAGGAAGACAATAATAAGGCAAGTTGTGGTTGTGGCAGATCGAAAGGAGACGATGATGGGGATGGCATCACTTGGGTTGTAGCTTTGGCGCTTTGTTTCGGCATTGCCGGCGTAGGATTCGCATTCGGATGCAGATTCTTGTACTGA